Proteins from a single region of Cupriavidus sp. MP-37:
- a CDS encoding carboxymuconolactone decarboxylase family protein, with translation MTTTQATAPSPSETLTDRQRAIVPVAAFGAAGDIARLNAALNHGLDAGLTVSDAKEILVQLYAYAGFPRSLNALAELMKVLEARKQRGIQDAPGAMPSRAVPKGDALLAAGSANQTRLSGAPVKGALFDFAPAIDEYLKTHLFGDIFERDNLDWQSRELATVAMLSALPGAESQLQAHMRISMNVGLTAGQLRQLTQVLADRVDVENARRAREALARHLATMSGAK, from the coding sequence ATGACCACCACTCAAGCCACCGCCCCAAGCCCCTCTGAAACCCTGACCGACCGCCAGCGAGCGATCGTACCTGTCGCAGCCTTTGGCGCCGCGGGCGATATCGCCCGGCTGAACGCGGCATTGAACCACGGGTTGGATGCAGGCCTGACGGTCAGCGATGCCAAGGAAATCCTGGTGCAGCTCTATGCTTACGCCGGCTTTCCGCGCAGCCTCAATGCGCTGGCCGAGTTGATGAAGGTGCTAGAGGCGCGCAAGCAGCGTGGTATTCAGGACGCGCCGGGTGCAATGCCCAGCCGCGCCGTGCCTAAGGGCGACGCATTGCTGGCCGCGGGCAGCGCTAACCAGACCCGATTGTCGGGCGCGCCGGTCAAGGGAGCGTTGTTCGACTTCGCGCCCGCCATTGACGAGTACCTGAAGACCCACTTGTTCGGTGATATCTTCGAGCGCGACAACCTCGACTGGCAAAGCCGCGAACTGGCCACGGTGGCGATGCTGTCAGCCCTGCCGGGGGCGGAGTCGCAATTGCAGGCGCATATGCGCATCAGCATGAACGTGGGGCTCACGGCCGGCCAATTGCGCCAACTCACCCAGGTGCTGGCCGACCGCGTGGATGTCGAGAATGCCCGACGCGCGCGCGAGGCGCTGGCGCGGCACCTGGCTACCATGTCCGGGGCGAAGTAA
- a CDS encoding LysR family transcriptional regulator: protein MKITLDELLAFATVVDSGSITAAAQQLDLTVSATSRTLARLEEKLKTTLLRRTTRRLELTEEGQAFLQDARAIIDSVESAEEQMLARREKPSGRLRVDAATPFMLHVIVPLVRGYRERFPQVELELNSNEGIIDLLERRTDVAIRIGRLKDSTLHSRLIGNSRVRMLASPAYLDAHGQPRKAADLGKHALLGFNQPESLNVWPILGADGEPYRIAPAVWSSSGETLRQLALEGAGIVCLSDFMTAHDREAGRLVQVLARQTQDVRQPIHAVYYRNTAISARIASFVDYLVEALGGNGGSRQPAAWAQP, encoded by the coding sequence ATGAAAATCACGCTCGACGAACTGCTGGCGTTCGCGACCGTGGTCGACAGCGGGTCGATCACCGCCGCGGCGCAACAGCTCGACCTGACCGTCTCGGCGACCAGCCGCACCCTCGCCCGGCTCGAGGAAAAGCTCAAGACCACCTTGCTGCGCCGGACCACGCGCCGCCTCGAGCTGACCGAGGAAGGCCAGGCCTTCCTGCAGGACGCGCGCGCCATCATCGACTCGGTCGAAAGCGCGGAAGAACAGATGCTGGCGCGGCGCGAGAAGCCGTCCGGACGCCTGCGCGTCGACGCCGCGACGCCGTTCATGCTGCATGTGATCGTGCCGCTGGTGCGCGGCTACCGCGAGCGCTTTCCGCAGGTCGAGCTGGAGCTGAACAGCAACGAGGGCATCATCGACCTGCTCGAGCGGCGCACCGACGTGGCCATCCGCATCGGCCGCCTGAAGGATTCGACGCTGCATAGCCGGCTGATCGGCAACAGCCGCGTGCGCATGCTGGCCAGTCCGGCCTACCTCGACGCGCACGGCCAGCCGCGCAAGGCCGCGGATCTCGGCAAGCACGCGCTGCTGGGCTTCAACCAGCCGGAATCGCTGAACGTGTGGCCAATCCTGGGAGCAGACGGCGAACCTTACCGGATCGCTCCGGCAGTGTGGTCGTCGAGCGGCGAGACCCTCAGGCAGCTGGCGCTGGAGGGCGCGGGCATCGTGTGCCTGTCGGACTTCATGACCGCGCACGACCGCGAGGCGGGCCGGCTGGTGCAGGTGCTGGCGCGCCAGACCCAGGACGTGCGCCAGCCGATCCATGCGGTCTATTACCGCAATACCGCGATCTCCGCGCGGATCGCGTCGTTCGTCGACTACCTGGTCGAAGCGCTCGGCGGCAACGGGGGTTCGCGCCAGCCGGCGGCATGGGCCCAGCCCTGA
- a CDS encoding MFS transporter, translating into MPLALLALTISAFAIGTTEFVIVGLIPTIAADLGVSLPSAGLLVSLYALSVAIGAPLLTALTGRVPRKLLLAGLMALFTVGNLVAWRAPGYESLIVARVLTGLAHGVFFSVGSIIATTLVPKDKAASAIATMFSGMTVAFVAGIPLGTFIGQHFGWRATFLVVALFGLVAFLGAVAFVPRRLPHAAPAPLLRQFRVLAQPRLLLVFAMTAVGYGGSLIAFTYMAPLLEQIAGFTPSQVSLVLVGYGVSVAFGNVWGGKLADRAGPVKALKQIFLLLALVLLALTFTVQHPWLTVLTMLAWGAVAFGNVPGLQVYVVKQARHFAPDATDVASGFNIAAFNLGVAGGSSLGGLIVAHGGLGHTPWIAALVTLGAYALTAFSGALDRRAGLPARTADPVEFAH; encoded by the coding sequence ATGCCACTTGCCTTGCTTGCGCTGACCATCAGCGCTTTCGCCATCGGCACCACCGAATTCGTGATCGTCGGGCTGATCCCAACCATTGCCGCGGACCTGGGCGTCAGCCTGCCTTCGGCCGGCCTGCTGGTCAGCCTTTACGCGCTCAGCGTCGCCATCGGCGCGCCGCTGCTGACGGCGCTGACCGGGCGCGTGCCGCGCAAGCTGCTGCTTGCCGGCCTGATGGCACTGTTTACGGTCGGCAACCTGGTGGCCTGGCGCGCGCCCGGCTACGAATCGCTGATCGTGGCGCGCGTGCTCACGGGCCTGGCCCACGGCGTGTTCTTTTCGGTCGGCTCGATCATCGCCACCACGCTGGTGCCGAAGGACAAGGCGGCGAGCGCGATCGCGACCATGTTCAGCGGCATGACCGTGGCGTTCGTCGCCGGCATTCCGCTGGGCACCTTCATCGGCCAGCATTTCGGCTGGCGCGCGACCTTCCTGGTGGTAGCGCTGTTCGGCCTGGTCGCCTTCCTCGGCGCGGTGGCGTTCGTACCGCGGCGCCTGCCCCATGCCGCACCGGCGCCGCTGCTGCGCCAGTTCCGCGTGCTGGCGCAGCCGCGCCTGCTGCTGGTCTTTGCCATGACGGCGGTGGGCTACGGCGGCTCGCTGATCGCCTTTACCTACATGGCGCCGCTGCTCGAGCAGATCGCCGGCTTTACGCCGTCGCAGGTCAGCCTGGTGCTGGTGGGCTACGGCGTGTCGGTGGCGTTCGGCAACGTGTGGGGCGGCAAGCTGGCGGACCGCGCCGGCCCGGTCAAGGCGCTCAAGCAGATCTTCCTGCTGCTGGCGCTGGTGCTGCTGGCGCTGACCTTCACCGTGCAGCACCCGTGGCTGACGGTGCTGACCATGCTGGCATGGGGCGCGGTGGCGTTCGGCAACGTGCCGGGGCTGCAGGTGTACGTGGTCAAGCAGGCGCGGCATTTTGCGCCCGACGCCACCGACGTTGCCTCGGGCTTCAATATCGCGGCATTCAACCTCGGCGTCGCGGGCGGTTCGTCGCTCGGCGGGCTGATCGTCGCGCATGGCGGGCTTGGCCATACGCCGTGGATCGCGGCGCTCGTGACGCTGGGCGCTTATGCCCTGACCGCGTTCAGCGGCGCGCTCGACCGGCGCGCGGGCCTGCCTGCACGCACCGCCGATCCCGTGGAGTTTGCCCACTGA
- the dkgB gene encoding 2,5-didehydrogluconate reductase DkgB — translation MSKIPAFGLGTFRLQGQVVIDSVRNGLELGYRAIDTAQIYGNEAEIGEAVAASGVRRDELFLTTKIWVDNYAPDKLVPSLEASLRKLRTDFVDLTLIHWPAPGNGVPLETFMTALAEAKEKGLTRQIGISNFNIALTREAIAAVGKDALATNQIELSPYLQNRELVAFLQREGIHVTSYMTLAYGKVLGDPVIGTIAQRHQATPAQVVLAWALQLSYSVIPSSTRRENLASNLLAQTLRLSDDDMARIAALERNGREVSPDGLAPQWD, via the coding sequence ATGAGCAAGATTCCCGCGTTCGGCCTCGGCACCTTCCGCCTGCAAGGCCAAGTTGTCATCGACTCGGTCCGCAACGGCCTTGAACTCGGCTACCGCGCGATCGACACCGCGCAGATCTACGGCAACGAAGCCGAGATCGGCGAGGCCGTCGCCGCGTCGGGCGTGCGCCGCGACGAGCTGTTCCTGACCACCAAGATCTGGGTCGACAACTACGCCCCGGACAAGCTCGTGCCGAGCCTCGAAGCGAGCCTGCGCAAGCTGCGCACCGACTTCGTCGACCTGACGCTGATCCACTGGCCGGCACCCGGCAATGGCGTGCCGCTGGAAACCTTCATGACCGCGCTGGCCGAGGCGAAGGAAAAAGGCCTGACGCGGCAGATCGGCATCTCCAACTTCAACATCGCGCTGACCCGCGAGGCCATCGCCGCGGTCGGCAAGGATGCGCTCGCGACCAACCAGATCGAGCTGAGCCCGTACCTGCAGAACCGCGAGCTGGTGGCCTTCCTGCAGCGCGAAGGCATCCACGTGACCTCGTATATGACGCTCGCCTACGGCAAGGTGCTGGGGGATCCGGTGATCGGGACGATCGCGCAGCGGCACCAGGCCACGCCCGCGCAGGTGGTGCTGGCGTGGGCGCTGCAGCTGAGCTACTCGGTGATTCCGTCGTCGACCCGGCGCGAGAACCTGGCCAGCAACCTGCTCGCGCAGACCCTGCGGCTGAGCGACGACGACATGGCGCGGATCGCCGCGCTCGAGCGCAACGGCCGCGAGGTCAGCCCGGACGGCCTGGCGCCGCAATGGGACTGA
- a CDS encoding alkene reductase produces the protein MSKDPLFQPLQLGGLTLPNRIVMPPMTRSRASQPGDEANDLMAAYYAQRAGAGLIVSEGTYIDPLGKGYAWTPGIHTPAQVAGWRKVTGAVHAAGGRIFAQLWHVGRLSHTSLLGGRQPVSSSPVQAQGVNVFIAAEDGSTPGFVQASVPRALTVDEIREVVGQYRAAARNAIAAGFDGVELHGANGYLVNQFIDSGANTRSDEYGGSLENRLRFLGEVTQALIEGAGDASRVGVRLAPLTTLNGCVDDDPETTYLGAARLLGQLGVGYLHIAEADWDDAPLMPVAFKQQLRAAFPGLMIYAGKYSAERARAAVAAGWADLIAFGRPFVANPDLPERLRVGAPLAQHQRETLFGGGAQGLTDYPTLAQAVA, from the coding sequence ATGAGCAAGGATCCGCTGTTTCAACCGCTGCAACTGGGTGGCCTGACGCTGCCGAACCGCATCGTCATGCCGCCGATGACGCGCTCGCGCGCGAGCCAGCCCGGCGACGAGGCCAACGACCTGATGGCCGCCTACTACGCGCAGCGCGCCGGCGCCGGCCTGATCGTCAGCGAGGGCACCTATATCGACCCGCTGGGCAAGGGCTACGCCTGGACGCCGGGCATCCATACGCCGGCGCAGGTGGCCGGATGGCGCAAGGTGACCGGCGCGGTCCACGCCGCCGGCGGGCGCATCTTCGCGCAACTCTGGCACGTCGGCCGGCTCAGCCACACCAGCCTGCTCGGCGGCCGGCAACCGGTGTCGTCGTCGCCGGTGCAGGCCCAGGGCGTCAATGTCTTCATCGCGGCGGAGGACGGCAGCACCCCCGGTTTCGTCCAGGCCTCCGTGCCCCGCGCACTGACGGTGGACGAAATCCGCGAGGTCGTCGGCCAGTACCGCGCCGCCGCCCGCAACGCGATCGCGGCGGGCTTCGACGGCGTCGAGCTGCACGGCGCGAACGGGTACCTGGTGAACCAGTTCATCGACTCGGGCGCCAACACCCGCAGCGACGAATACGGCGGTTCGCTGGAAAACCGGCTGCGCTTCCTCGGCGAAGTCACGCAAGCGCTGATCGAAGGCGCGGGTGACGCATCCCGCGTCGGCGTGCGCCTGGCGCCGCTGACCACGCTCAACGGCTGCGTCGACGACGATCCGGAAACGACGTACCTAGGCGCCGCCAGGCTGCTGGGCCAGCTCGGCGTTGGCTACCTCCATATCGCCGAAGCCGACTGGGACGACGCGCCGCTGATGCCGGTGGCGTTCAAGCAGCAACTGCGCGCGGCGTTCCCGGGGCTGATGATCTATGCCGGCAAATATTCCGCGGAGCGGGCGCGCGCAGCCGTTGCCGCCGGCTGGGCCGACCTGATTGCGTTCGGCCGGCCGTTCGTGGCCAATCCGGACCTGCCCGAGCGCCTGCGCGTGGGCGCGCCGCTGGCGCAGCACCAGCGCGAGACGCTGTTCGGCGGCGGTGCGCAAGGGCTGACCGACTATCCGACGCTGGCGCAAGCCGTGGCCTGA
- a CDS encoding DUF2795 domain-containing protein, with protein MANDRQPQGNPRTDRYDPAALEQALRGLDYPATRGALISTARDNNADDTIVDALLGIPEKNYGNAAEVAAAVARHLGTQA; from the coding sequence ATGGCAAACGACAGGCAACCGCAAGGCAATCCGCGCACGGATCGCTACGATCCGGCCGCCCTCGAGCAGGCACTGCGCGGGCTCGACTATCCCGCGACGCGTGGCGCGTTGATCTCGACCGCACGCGACAACAACGCGGACGACACCATCGTGGATGCCCTGCTGGGCATCCCTGAGAAAAACTACGGGAATGCTGCGGAAGTGGCCGCGGCCGTGGCGCGGCACCTGGGCACGCAAGCGTGA
- a CDS encoding tripartite tricarboxylate transporter substrate binding protein, with translation MQPNKRRRLMLCAAMLGAMPALAWSDTYPSKPIRMVVPFAPGGATDVVARLISQKLGEALKQSVVVENRPGANGIIGTDAVARAAPDGYTLLLNTAGAQTLSPVLYKAGYEPLKSFAPISQISNIGFVMVVHPSVPARTVQEFVALAKAKSRPLSLSAGSSMIELIGATFKSAAGTPDVVSVSYRGTGPQMQAVVSGEVDMTIDPFNGMAMIKAGKLRPLAVFASKRSPALPDVPTMQEAGFDGMAFNSWAGLLAPAGTPKEIVMRLNQEMNRILAQPEIKQRLAAIDYEVVGGTPEQFAATIAEDAARWAKIVKDTNYKAGS, from the coding sequence ATGCAACCGAACAAGCGCCGCCGCCTGATGCTGTGCGCCGCCATGCTGGGCGCGATGCCCGCGCTGGCCTGGAGCGACACCTACCCGAGCAAGCCCATCCGCATGGTGGTGCCGTTCGCCCCCGGCGGCGCCACCGACGTGGTGGCGCGGCTGATCTCGCAGAAGCTGGGCGAGGCGCTGAAGCAGTCGGTGGTGGTGGAAAACCGTCCTGGCGCCAACGGCATCATCGGCACCGACGCGGTCGCGCGCGCGGCGCCTGACGGCTATACGCTGCTGCTCAATACCGCCGGTGCGCAGACGCTCAGCCCGGTGCTGTACAAGGCGGGCTATGAGCCGCTGAAGAGCTTTGCGCCGATCTCGCAGATCAGCAATATCGGCTTCGTGATGGTGGTGCACCCGTCGGTGCCGGCCAGGACCGTGCAAGAGTTCGTTGCGCTGGCCAAGGCCAAGTCCCGGCCGCTGAGCCTGTCGGCCGGCAGCAGCATGATCGAGCTGATCGGCGCCACCTTCAAGAGCGCCGCGGGCACGCCCGACGTGGTCAGCGTGTCGTACCGCGGCACCGGCCCGCAGATGCAGGCGGTGGTCTCGGGCGAGGTCGACATGACCATCGACCCGTTCAATGGCATGGCGATGATCAAGGCCGGCAAGCTGCGCCCGCTGGCGGTGTTCGCGTCCAAACGGTCGCCGGCGCTGCCGGACGTGCCGACCATGCAGGAAGCCGGGTTCGACGGCATGGCGTTCAATTCGTGGGCCGGCCTGCTGGCGCCGGCGGGAACGCCAAAGGAGATCGTCATGCGGCTGAACCAGGAGATGAACCGCATCCTGGCGCAGCCCGAAATCAAGCAACGCCTGGCCGCGATCGACTACGAGGTAGTGGGCGGCACGCCGGAACAATTCGCCGCCACCATTGCCGAGGACGCGGCAAGGTGGGCAAAGATCGTCAAGGACACGAATTACAAGGCGGGGTCCTGA
- a CDS encoding LysR substrate-binding domain-containing protein, with protein sequence MRIAPLPPLPNLVAFEAAMRHGSFTRAAAELHLTQSAISRQVAQLERFLGRKLFIREPRALRLTVSGQRYAEVVQRLLVGCAEATEDVMKVRSHTALTVACSSGVAVLWLTPRLAAFRAAHPEIQLRLTVNDSLSALSPAEFDIGLYYLREGPPPGLAARRLYGEEVFPVCTPGYLRGRTLAPSDLAGETLLMLDDGQRQWMSWQTWLAHQGLPDAMPRNVLTSNQYPILLQLAMEGQGIALGWRHMIDACLRDGLLVRACDASASLGGGYYAVWPRDRMEPAAARAFRNWLVRQATAAS encoded by the coding sequence ATGCGCATTGCCCCGCTCCCGCCCCTGCCCAACCTGGTCGCCTTCGAAGCCGCGATGCGGCACGGCAGCTTTACCCGCGCCGCGGCCGAACTGCACCTGACGCAAAGCGCGATCAGCCGCCAGGTGGCGCAGCTGGAACGCTTCCTCGGACGCAAGCTGTTTATCCGCGAACCGCGCGCGCTGCGCCTGACCGTCAGCGGGCAACGCTATGCCGAGGTGGTGCAGCGCCTGCTGGTCGGCTGCGCCGAGGCCACCGAAGACGTGATGAAGGTACGCAGCCATACCGCGCTGACGGTGGCCTGCTCGAGCGGCGTCGCGGTGCTGTGGCTGACGCCGCGGCTGGCCGCGTTCCGCGCCGCCCACCCCGAGATCCAGCTGCGCCTGACGGTCAACGACAGCCTGTCGGCGCTGTCGCCGGCGGAGTTCGACATCGGCCTGTACTACCTGCGCGAAGGACCGCCGCCCGGACTGGCCGCGCGCCGGCTGTACGGCGAGGAAGTGTTCCCGGTGTGCACGCCCGGCTATCTCCGCGGGCGCACGCTGGCGCCGTCCGACCTGGCTGGCGAGACCCTGCTGATGCTTGACGACGGCCAGCGCCAGTGGATGTCGTGGCAAACCTGGCTGGCCCACCAGGGCCTGCCCGACGCCATGCCGCGCAACGTGCTGACCTCGAACCAGTATCCGATCCTGCTGCAGCTGGCCATGGAGGGCCAGGGCATCGCGCTGGGCTGGCGCCACATGATCGACGCCTGCCTGCGCGACGGCCTGCTGGTGCGCGCCTGCGACGCCAGCGCCAGCCTCGGCGGCGGCTACTACGCGGTATGGCCGCGCGACCGGATGGAGCCCGCCGCGGCGCGCGCGTTCCGCAACTGGCTGGTGCGGCAGGCGACGGCCGCCTCGTGA
- a CDS encoding amidohydrolase family protein, translated as MSQNPQILFHGGDVLEPGTGELLRGHDVLVEGERIAAVGPAIDAPHAQRIDARGKTVMPGLIDCHVHVLASLANLGLNAVQPNVLVAIRALPIMQRMLERGFTTVRDAGGADWGLSQAVATGLVPGPRIFASGKALSQTGGHGDFRPRSDVLEPCSCAFRAGAIARVADGVDAVRLAVREEIQKGATQIKIMASGGVASPTDPIGNTQYSEDEIRAIVAEAEAAQTYVMAHAYTGRAITRAVRCGVRTIEHGNLVDRAAADEMRKHGAFVVPTLVTYDALARDGARLGLPAESVAKIETVRQAGRDSLRLYADAGVPMGYGSDLLGEMHDHQADEFRIRAELLGNLEAIRSATSIAAAILQREGELGTTRAGALADLLLVDGNPLADISLIAGQGERLSVVMQAGRIHRRAG; from the coding sequence ATGTCCCAGAATCCCCAGATCCTTTTCCACGGCGGCGATGTGCTCGAACCCGGCACCGGCGAGCTGCTGCGCGGCCACGACGTGCTGGTCGAAGGCGAGCGCATCGCCGCGGTCGGCCCGGCCATCGATGCCCCCCATGCCCAGCGCATCGATGCGCGCGGCAAGACCGTGATGCCCGGCCTGATCGACTGCCACGTGCACGTGCTGGCGTCGCTGGCCAACCTCGGCCTTAATGCGGTGCAGCCCAATGTGCTGGTCGCGATCCGCGCGCTGCCGATCATGCAGCGCATGCTGGAGCGCGGCTTTACCACCGTGCGCGATGCCGGCGGCGCCGACTGGGGCCTGTCGCAGGCGGTCGCCACCGGGCTGGTGCCGGGCCCGCGCATCTTTGCCTCGGGCAAGGCGCTGTCGCAGACCGGCGGCCATGGCGACTTCCGTCCGCGCTCCGATGTGCTCGAGCCCTGCTCGTGCGCCTTCCGCGCCGGCGCCATTGCGCGCGTGGCCGATGGCGTGGATGCGGTGCGGCTGGCGGTGCGCGAGGAAATCCAGAAAGGCGCGACCCAGATCAAGATCATGGCGTCGGGCGGCGTGGCGTCGCCGACCGACCCGATCGGCAACACCCAGTACAGCGAGGACGAGATCCGCGCCATCGTCGCCGAAGCCGAGGCCGCGCAGACCTACGTAATGGCCCACGCCTACACCGGCCGCGCCATCACGCGCGCGGTGCGCTGCGGCGTGCGCACCATCGAGCATGGCAACCTGGTCGACCGCGCCGCCGCCGACGAAATGCGCAAGCATGGCGCCTTTGTCGTGCCGACGCTGGTCACCTACGACGCGCTGGCCCGCGACGGTGCCCGCCTGGGCCTGCCGGCCGAATCGGTGGCCAAGATCGAGACCGTGCGCCAGGCCGGCCGCGACTCGCTGCGCCTCTACGCCGATGCCGGCGTGCCGATGGGCTATGGCTCGGACCTGCTCGGCGAAATGCACGACCACCAGGCCGATGAATTCCGCATCCGCGCCGAGCTGCTGGGCAACCTGGAAGCGATCCGCTCGGCCACCTCGATCGCCGCCGCCATCCTGCAGCGCGAAGGCGAGCTCGGCACCACGCGTGCCGGCGCGCTGGCCGACCTGCTGCTGGTCGACGGCAATCCGCTCGCCGACATCAGCCTGATCGCCGGCCAGGGCGAGCGCCTCAGCGTGGTGATGCAGGCAGGCCGCATCCACCGCCGCGCCGGCTGA
- a CDS encoding MFS transporter — MQNSAAPTSAPYTPPAQAAPAIQPGQRRRAIVATVIGNGLEWFDFTVYSFFAVIIARLFFPTGNDLSSLLLAVATFGVGFFMRPVGGIVLGVYADRVGRKAALSLTILLMALGTTLIGIAPTYDQIGILAPLLIVVARLMQGFSAGGEMGGATAFLTEYAPARQRAYYSSWIQASIGVAVLLGAAVGTFVTSSLSPEALNSWGWRLPFLLGIVIGPVGYYIRHHLDETPAFRDTAERADSPLKEIFQAYPRETTASFSMVILWTVCTYVLLFYMPTYAVKVLKVPQADGFVAGMAGGCAIMVFAPLVGLLADRIGRRVLLSGSALLILVLAWPMFAYINHVPGLASLLVFQLVFGVLIATYTGPILAAFSELFPARVLSTGLSVAYNFAVTIFGGFASFIITWLIATTGSSMAPAIYVMIAAAISLVGTRFVREPSYLQSR, encoded by the coding sequence ATGCAAAACAGTGCCGCGCCAACGAGCGCGCCCTACACGCCGCCGGCCCAGGCGGCGCCCGCCATCCAGCCCGGGCAGCGCCGCCGCGCCATCGTCGCCACGGTGATCGGCAACGGCCTGGAGTGGTTCGATTTCACCGTCTACAGCTTTTTCGCGGTCATCATCGCCAGGCTGTTCTTCCCCACCGGCAACGACCTCAGCTCGCTGCTGCTGGCCGTGGCCACCTTCGGCGTAGGCTTTTTCATGCGGCCGGTGGGCGGCATCGTGCTGGGTGTCTACGCCGACCGCGTCGGGCGCAAGGCGGCGCTGTCGCTGACCATCCTGCTGATGGCGCTGGGCACCACGCTGATCGGGATTGCTCCCACCTATGACCAGATCGGCATCCTGGCCCCGCTGCTGATCGTGGTGGCGCGGCTGATGCAAGGCTTCTCCGCCGGCGGCGAAATGGGCGGTGCCACCGCCTTCCTGACCGAATACGCGCCGGCGCGCCAGCGCGCCTACTACTCCAGCTGGATCCAGGCCAGCATCGGCGTGGCCGTGCTGCTGGGCGCTGCGGTCGGCACCTTCGTCACCAGCTCGCTGAGCCCCGAGGCACTCAACAGCTGGGGCTGGCGCCTGCCGTTCCTGCTGGGCATCGTGATCGGGCCGGTGGGCTACTACATCCGCCACCACCTGGACGAGACCCCGGCCTTCCGCGACACCGCCGAACGCGCCGATTCGCCGCTGAAGGAAATCTTCCAGGCCTATCCGCGCGAGACCACCGCCAGCTTCTCGATGGTGATCCTGTGGACCGTGTGCACCTATGTGCTGCTGTTCTACATGCCCACCTACGCGGTCAAGGTGCTGAAGGTGCCGCAGGCCGACGGCTTCGTCGCCGGCATGGCGGGCGGCTGCGCCATCATGGTGTTCGCGCCGCTGGTGGGGCTGCTGGCCGACCGCATCGGCCGGCGCGTGCTGCTGAGCGGATCGGCGCTGCTGATCCTGGTGCTGGCGTGGCCCATGTTCGCGTACATCAACCACGTGCCCGGCCTGGCCTCGCTGCTGGTGTTCCAGCTGGTGTTCGGGGTGCTGATCGCCACCTATACCGGCCCGATCCTGGCGGCATTCTCCGAACTGTTCCCGGCGCGCGTGCTGTCGACCGGCCTGTCGGTGGCCTACAACTTCGCGGTGACGATCTTCGGCGGCTTTGCCTCGTTCATCATCACCTGGCTGATCGCCACCACCGGCAGCAGCATGGCGCCCGCCATCTACGTGATGATCGCCGCCGCCATCAGCCTGGTCGGCACCCGCTTCGTGCGCGAACCTTCCTATCTGCAATCACGCTGA
- a CDS encoding helix-turn-helix domain-containing protein, producing the protein MNGNLKIGIASLEDFKARTMAIARGELKPGKDEPKVWFQSLDVLAKVLSPANRQLLALIAETNPESLEELSQKTGRAVSNLSRTLRTMEGYGLIRFEQGPRRRLAPRVDYSGVELELAFH; encoded by the coding sequence ATGAACGGCAACCTCAAGATTGGCATCGCCTCACTGGAAGACTTCAAGGCCCGCACCATGGCGATCGCCCGGGGCGAACTCAAGCCCGGGAAGGATGAGCCCAAGGTATGGTTTCAATCGCTGGACGTGCTGGCAAAGGTCCTGTCACCAGCCAATCGCCAATTGCTTGCGCTGATCGCGGAAACCAATCCTGAATCGCTCGAAGAACTATCGCAGAAAACCGGGCGCGCCGTGTCGAACCTGTCGCGGACACTCCGCACGATGGAGGGCTACGGCTTGATTCGCTTCGAACAAGGGCCACGCCGCAGGCTCGCTCCGCGCGTCGACTACAGCGGCGTGGAGCTTGAGCTGGCTTTCCACTAA
- a CDS encoding DUF6516 family protein, with translation MRDRSLDTLLDLDGLRFVIDDESLHWVKIVVRTCPVSQERPHGLKYSLTLHDRIGCRLLGFDNAHGINEGSGPGVRTRIEYDHQHMAAGVRFYDYQDASTLLEDFWTEVDKILQQKE, from the coding sequence ATGCGCGACCGTAGCCTCGACACACTGCTGGACCTGGATGGACTCCGCTTCGTCATAGATGACGAAAGCTTGCATTGGGTGAAAATCGTGGTGCGTACCTGCCCTGTCTCGCAGGAGCGCCCTCACGGACTGAAGTATTCGCTGACACTGCATGACAGGATTGGCTGCCGTTTGCTTGGCTTTGACAATGCGCACGGCATCAATGAGGGATCCGGGCCCGGGGTGCGGACGCGCATTGAATACGACCACCAGCACATGGCGGCGGGCGTTCGATTCTACGACTACCAGGACGCTTCCACGTTGCTGGAAGATTTCTGGACCGAGGTCGACAAGATCCTGCAGCAAAAGGAGTGA